Proteins from a genomic interval of Streptomyces sp. NBC_00820:
- the mshD gene encoding mycothiol synthase, protein MSSDDTLRPFPSRSIGTHSELAPDQAEEVLGLLADAARVDGQQPVSEQGRLQLRGGTRAGVSHLLLHVGDELVGYAQLEDTDPVEAPAAELVVHPAHRGRGHGRALGSALLAASGKRLRVWAHGGHPAARHLAQVLGLTLFRELRQMRRSLDDLELPEPVLPEGVTVRTFVPGKDDTAWLAVNAAAFAHHPEQGSLTQRDLDDRKAEPWFDPAGFFLAERGGELIGFHWTKEHAEEGLGEVYVLGVRPGHQGGGLGKALTAIGLRHLAGQRLPTAMLYVDADNKAAVSVYERLGFTTHETDLMYRSET, encoded by the coding sequence ATGAGCAGCGACGACACCCTACGGCCCTTCCCCTCCCGTTCCATCGGAACGCACTCCGAACTCGCCCCGGACCAGGCCGAGGAGGTACTCGGACTGCTCGCCGATGCCGCCCGGGTCGACGGACAGCAGCCGGTGTCCGAGCAGGGGCGGCTGCAGCTGCGCGGGGGAACCCGCGCGGGCGTCTCCCATCTGCTGCTGCACGTCGGCGACGAACTCGTCGGATACGCGCAGCTCGAGGACACCGACCCGGTGGAGGCGCCGGCCGCCGAACTCGTCGTCCACCCGGCACACCGGGGGCGCGGCCACGGGCGGGCGCTGGGCTCGGCGCTGCTCGCCGCCTCCGGCAAGCGGCTGCGGGTCTGGGCGCACGGCGGCCACCCGGCCGCCCGGCACCTCGCCCAGGTGCTGGGACTGACCCTGTTCCGCGAACTGCGCCAGATGCGGCGGTCGTTGGACGACCTGGAGCTGCCCGAGCCGGTGCTGCCGGAGGGGGTGACGGTGCGCACCTTCGTCCCCGGCAAGGACGACACGGCGTGGCTCGCGGTCAACGCGGCCGCCTTCGCCCACCACCCCGAACAGGGCTCGCTGACCCAGCGCGACCTGGACGACCGCAAGGCCGAGCCGTGGTTCGACCCGGCGGGCTTCTTCCTCGCCGAGCGGGGCGGGGAGCTGATCGGCTTCCACTGGACCAAGGAGCACGCCGAGGAGGGACTCGGCGAGGTCTACGTGCTCGGCGTGCGCCCCGGCCACCAGGGCGGCGGCCTCGGCAAGGCCCTGACCGCGATCGGCCTGCGCCACCTGGCCGGGCAGCGCCTGCCGACCGCGATGCTCTACGTCGACGCGGACAACAAGGCGGCGGTGTCGGTCTACGAACGGCTGGGCTTCACCACGCACGAGACCGACCTGATGTACCGCAGCGAGACGTGA
- a CDS encoding RNA degradosome polyphosphate kinase → MKPAVPEPSPPPEGPAGNGALTLPPARSDAPVTPLARKNGFMSQREAQAEVQHVQPPVGSIAAHRPHTVAAAVSDLEPDLDADLDSYEESEGEDASLPQGRFLDRERSWLAFNERVLELAEDPNTPLLERANFLAIFASNLDEFFMVRVAGLKRRIATGVATRSASGLQPREVLEMIWARSRELMARHAACFQEDVAPALADENISILRWNELTEKEQARLFTLFRHQIFPVLTPLAVDPAHPFPYISGLSLNLAVVVRNPVSGHKHFARVKVPPLLSRFLEATPGRYVPLEDVIGAHLEELFPGMEVLEHHAFRLTRNEDLEVEEDDAENLLQALEKELMRRRFGPPVRLEVEEDIDREVLDLLVRELKISEAEVYPLPGPLDLTGLFRIHGLDRPELKYPKFVAGTHRDLAEVESASAPDIFAALRQRDVLLHHPYDSFSTSVQAFLEQAAQDPDVLAIKQTLYRTSGDSPIVDALIDAAESGKQVLVLVEIKARFDEHANIKWARKLEEAGCHVVYGLVGLKTHCKLSLVVRQEGETLRRYSHVGTGNYHPKTARLYEDLGLLTADPQVGADLSDLFNRLSGYSRRETYRRLLTAPKSLRDGLISRIDKEVQHHRAGRPAFIRIKVNSMVDEAIIDALYRASEAGVPVDVWVRGICAVRPGVAGLSENIRVRSILGRFLEHSRVFAFGNGGEPEVWIGSADMMHRNLDRRIEALVRVTDPGHRATLNRLLDTGMSDSTASWHLGPDGEWTRHATDADGQPLRNIQEMQIDARRRRRGTAKP, encoded by the coding sequence ATGAAGCCCGCCGTGCCAGAGCCTTCGCCGCCCCCCGAGGGGCCCGCGGGGAACGGGGCCCTGACGCTCCCGCCCGCACGTTCCGACGCGCCCGTGACGCCCCTGGCGCGGAAGAATGGGTTCATGAGTCAGCGAGAAGCCCAGGCAGAGGTCCAGCACGTCCAGCCCCCCGTGGGCTCCATAGCGGCCCACCGCCCGCACACGGTGGCGGCGGCCGTCTCCGATCTGGAACCCGACCTCGACGCGGACCTGGACTCCTACGAGGAGTCCGAGGGTGAGGACGCCTCGCTGCCGCAGGGGCGTTTCCTGGACCGGGAGCGCAGCTGGCTCGCCTTCAACGAGCGCGTCCTGGAGCTGGCCGAGGACCCGAACACCCCCCTGCTGGAGCGCGCCAACTTCCTGGCGATCTTCGCCAGCAACCTGGACGAGTTCTTCATGGTCCGGGTGGCCGGCCTGAAGCGCCGCATCGCCACCGGTGTCGCCACCCGCTCCGCCTCCGGGCTCCAGCCCCGCGAGGTGCTGGAGATGATCTGGGCCCGCTCCCGCGAGCTCATGGCCCGGCACGCCGCCTGCTTCCAGGAGGACGTCGCCCCCGCCCTCGCGGACGAAAACATCAGCATCCTGCGCTGGAACGAGCTGACCGAGAAGGAACAGGCGCGCCTGTTCACGCTCTTCCGGCACCAGATCTTCCCGGTGCTCACCCCGCTCGCCGTGGACCCCGCGCACCCCTTCCCGTACATCTCCGGCCTCTCGCTGAACCTGGCCGTCGTCGTGCGCAACCCGGTCAGCGGCCACAAGCACTTCGCCCGCGTCAAGGTGCCCCCGCTGCTGTCCCGCTTCCTGGAGGCCACGCCCGGCCGGTACGTCCCGCTGGAGGACGTCATCGGAGCGCACCTGGAGGAGCTGTTCCCGGGCATGGAGGTGCTGGAGCACCACGCCTTCCGGCTCACCCGCAACGAGGACCTCGAAGTCGAGGAGGACGACGCCGAGAACCTGCTCCAGGCCCTGGAGAAGGAGCTCATGCGGCGCCGCTTCGGGCCGCCGGTGCGCCTGGAGGTCGAGGAGGACATCGACCGCGAGGTGCTGGACCTCCTCGTGCGCGAGCTGAAGATCTCCGAGGCCGAGGTCTACCCGCTGCCCGGCCCCCTGGACCTCACCGGACTCTTCCGCATCCACGGCCTGGACCGGCCCGAGCTGAAGTACCCGAAGTTCGTCGCGGGCACCCACCGCGACCTGGCCGAGGTCGAGTCGGCGTCCGCGCCGGACATCTTCGCCGCCCTGCGCCAGCGGGACGTCCTGCTGCACCACCCCTACGACTCCTTCTCCACCTCCGTCCAGGCCTTCCTGGAGCAGGCGGCGCAGGACCCGGACGTCCTCGCGATCAAGCAGACCCTGTACCGCACCTCCGGCGACTCCCCGATCGTCGACGCGCTCATCGACGCCGCCGAGTCGGGCAAGCAGGTCCTGGTCCTGGTCGAGATCAAGGCCCGCTTCGACGAGCACGCCAACATCAAGTGGGCGCGCAAGCTGGAGGAGGCCGGCTGCCACGTCGTGTACGGCCTGGTCGGTCTGAAGACCCACTGCAAGCTGTCCCTGGTGGTGCGCCAGGAGGGCGAGACCCTGCGCCGCTACAGCCACGTCGGCACCGGCAACTACCACCCGAAGACGGCCCGCCTGTACGAGGACCTCGGCCTGCTGACGGCCGACCCGCAGGTCGGCGCCGACCTCTCGGACCTCTTCAACCGGCTGTCCGGCTACTCCCGCCGCGAGACCTACCGCCGCCTGTTGACGGCTCCCAAGTCCCTGCGGGACGGCCTGATCTCCCGCATCGACAAGGAGGTCCAGCACCACCGCGCGGGCCGCCCCGCCTTCATCCGCATCAAGGTCAACTCGATGGTCGACGAGGCGATCATCGACGCGCTGTACCGGGCGTCCGAGGCGGGCGTGCCCGTGGACGTCTGGGTGCGCGGCATCTGCGCCGTCCGGCCGGGCGTCGCGGGTCTGTCGGAGAACATCCGGGTGCGCTCGATACTCGGGCGCTTCCTCGAGCACTCCCGGGTCTTCGCCTTCGGCAACGGCGGCGAGCCCGAGGTGTGGATCGGCAGCGCCGACATGATGCACCGCAACCTCGACCGCCGGATCGAGGCCCTGGTCCGGGTCACCGACCCCGGCCACCGCGCGACCCTGAACCGCCTGCTCGACACCGGCATGTCCGACAGCACCGCCTCCTGGCACCTCGGCCCCGACGGCGAGTGGACCCGGCACGCGACCGACGCGGACGGACAGCCGCTGCGCAACATCCAGGAGATGCAAATAGACGCCCGGAGGCGCCGGCGTGGCACAGCGAAACCCTGA
- a CDS encoding CHAD domain-containing protein yields the protein MAQRNPDPAHSPAQGSTRLPASPRLPAPLGPGDSPEPGNPLTGEALAVYLRAQATEFLRALRLHRETGGAGAAGAEESVDAARALRRSARRISAGLHTFRALLDGDWSDAMRPELAWVSGTLGLEHAYEARLERLLLALHRLSGTTAPPARAVTAGAPLTAALAPAPGAGGVGPAAVPERGPLTVGAAKAGALLDRRLTLARTRAHSTALQVLGSSRFHAVADRVAVLASEVPLAPAAPAADPRPPAAAAAERLTNAIAALPLVTAGHPYNAEALVHGLSPDPSPHPQDGPWHQVRLLLRLHRYAQEVLAGGGAPVDVRLPAAGRALDRHRDASEAASAAAQAARTPRIAPATAYALGVLHADQRHEVEASRFAFQQAWQPRTVTAL from the coding sequence GTGGCACAGCGAAACCCTGACCCGGCTCACTCCCCGGCCCAGGGCTCGACCCGGCTCCCGGCCTCCCCCCGGCTTCCGGCCCCGCTCGGGCCGGGGGACTCCCCCGAGCCGGGAAACCCCCTCACCGGGGAAGCCCTCGCGGTCTACCTGCGCGCCCAGGCCACGGAGTTCCTCCGCGCCCTGCGCCTGCACCGGGAGACCGGCGGCGCCGGGGCCGCCGGCGCGGAGGAGTCCGTCGACGCGGCGCGGGCCCTGCGCCGCTCGGCCCGCCGCATCAGCGCCGGCCTGCACACCTTCCGCGCGCTGCTGGACGGCGACTGGTCCGACGCGATGCGTCCCGAGCTGGCCTGGGTCTCGGGCACGCTGGGCCTGGAGCACGCCTACGAGGCCCGGCTGGAGCGGCTGCTGCTCGCGCTGCACCGGCTGTCGGGCACCACGGCGCCGCCCGCCCGGGCCGTCACCGCGGGCGCGCCCCTGACGGCCGCGCTCGCCCCGGCTCCGGGCGCGGGCGGCGTCGGCCCGGCGGCCGTGCCGGAGCGCGGTCCCCTCACCGTGGGCGCGGCCAAGGCGGGCGCCCTGCTGGACCGCCGGCTCACCCTCGCCCGCACCCGGGCCCACTCCACGGCGCTGCAGGTGCTCGGCTCCTCCCGCTTCCACGCGGTCGCCGACAGGGTCGCCGTACTCGCCAGCGAGGTGCCGCTGGCCCCCGCCGCCCCGGCCGCGGACCCGCGTCCGCCGGCCGCGGCGGCGGCGGAGCGCCTCACGAACGCCATCGCCGCGCTGCCGCTGGTCACGGCGGGCCATCCGTACAACGCGGAGGCGCTGGTCCACGGCCTGTCCCCGGACCCGTCCCCGCATCCGCAGGACGGCCCCTGGCACCAGGTCCGCCTGCTGCTGCGCCTGCACCGGTACGCCCAGGAGGTGCTGGCCGGCGGCGGTGCGCCCGTCGACGTCCGCCTGCCGGCGGCCGGCCGCGCCCTGGACCGGCACCGGGACGCCTCGGAGGCGGCGTCGGCCGCGGCCCAGGCCGCCCGTACGCCCCGCATCGCACCGGCGACGGCGTACGCGCTCGGCGTGCTCCACGCCGATCAGCGGCACGAGGTGGAGGCGTCCCGGTTCGCCTTCCAGCAGGCCTGGCAGCCGCGGACGGTCACCGCGCTCTGA
- a CDS encoding NUDIX hydrolase — MNDTTVQAAGCVLWRRSSAGDVELALVFRPRWSDWSWPKGKLKKGETARAAAVREVGEETGHACRLGADLPTLRYDDHAGRKKEVRYWAAESADGDFTPNDEVSELVWVSPDEARERLTYVRDRELIAPALAAIDIDPGKFPMDGDS, encoded by the coding sequence GTGAACGACACCACGGTCCAGGCGGCGGGCTGTGTCCTGTGGCGCCGCTCCTCCGCCGGGGACGTCGAACTGGCCCTGGTCTTCAGGCCCAGGTGGTCCGACTGGTCCTGGCCCAAGGGCAAGCTCAAGAAGGGCGAGACGGCCCGCGCGGCCGCCGTGCGCGAAGTGGGGGAGGAGACCGGCCACGCCTGCCGGCTCGGAGCGGACCTGCCGACTCTGCGCTACGACGACCACGCCGGCCGGAAGAAGGAAGTCAGGTACTGGGCAGCGGAGTCGGCCGACGGGGACTTCACCCCGAACGACGAAGTCAGCGAGCTGGTCTGGGTGTCACCGGACGAGGCCCGCGAACGCCTGACCTATGTACGGGACAGGGAGCTGATCGCTCCGGCGCTCGCGGCCATCGACATCGACCCTGGCAAGTTCCCCATGGACGGCGACAGTTGA
- a CDS encoding response regulator transcription factor, giving the protein MSQYLTRIAVICDCPLLQRGLSQVIEAAPDLEKVNSIRRTDGLRYEVGNADVVVLSLRISLQERCDLVTRLHRQGNAVVVLSSCAAQTDLISAIESGVRGYLSLQTEESELLTAFRTVASGRSYFSTNTDRQSPHTIKITERERQVLELVASGATDRQIASKLNISEHTVHSHLDRLRRKTGSRRRADLTRLALRQDMADDFSKKG; this is encoded by the coding sequence ATGAGCCAGTACCTGACGCGCATAGCGGTCATCTGTGACTGCCCGCTTCTTCAGCGTGGCCTCTCGCAGGTGATCGAAGCCGCCCCGGACCTGGAAAAAGTGAATTCCATCAGGCGTACCGACGGGCTGCGATACGAAGTGGGAAACGCGGATGTCGTCGTACTCAGTCTGCGCATTTCCCTCCAAGAAAGATGCGATCTCGTCACCCGCCTGCACCGGCAGGGCAATGCGGTCGTCGTCCTCTCTTCCTGTGCGGCCCAGACCGATCTGATCTCGGCCATCGAATCCGGAGTCCGCGGATATCTGAGCCTTCAGACCGAGGAATCCGAGTTGTTGACGGCATTCCGCACGGTGGCCTCCGGCCGAAGTTACTTCTCCACCAACACCGACAGACAGAGTCCCCACACAATCAAAATCACCGAACGGGAGCGACAGGTGCTGGAGCTCGTCGCAAGCGGGGCCACGGACCGGCAGATAGCCTCGAAACTCAATATCAGCGAGCACACGGTCCACTCCCATCTGGACAGACTACGCCGCAAGACCGGCTCACGCCGCAGGGCGGATCTCACCCGCCTGGCATTGCGACAGGACATGGCCGACGACTTCTCGAAAAAGGGGTAG
- a CDS encoding DUF5819 family protein translates to MAVVNGRPKGRGGPGLSPVSKAIVLSPVSKAIVALTVLGVLVGATVHLGMIFFVATPSNIVSQKHAATLSAYLAPEFDKQNWRLFAPEPPLTNVHIHARTSVRMPDGSSSVTGWTDLSAKDDAQIVHNPLPSHARQNELGLAWFFFVNSHDAQGRPIGLYGDLSQQYLLRIAAHRIGPCVNGGTVELVQVRMVNTPVAEPKWSGRQANTTTGYQVEPWWTAGAEDFR, encoded by the coding sequence ATGGCAGTGGTCAACGGCCGACCGAAGGGCCGGGGCGGGCCCGGTCTCTCTCCGGTGTCGAAGGCGATCGTCCTCTCTCCGGTGTCGAAGGCGATCGTCGCGCTCACGGTCCTGGGCGTCCTCGTGGGAGCCACCGTGCACCTGGGCATGATCTTCTTCGTCGCCACCCCCTCGAACATCGTCTCCCAGAAGCACGCCGCGACCCTCAGCGCCTATCTCGCACCGGAGTTCGACAAGCAGAACTGGAGGCTCTTCGCACCCGAGCCGCCGCTGACCAACGTTCACATCCACGCGCGGACGAGCGTGCGCATGCCCGACGGATCGTCCTCGGTGACCGGCTGGACAGACCTGTCCGCGAAGGACGACGCGCAGATCGTGCACAACCCGCTGCCCAGCCACGCGCGGCAGAACGAACTCGGGCTCGCGTGGTTCTTCTTCGTCAACTCGCATGACGCCCAGGGGCGTCCGATCGGCCTGTACGGCGATCTCTCGCAGCAGTACCTGCTGCGCATCGCCGCCCACCGCATCGGACCGTGCGTCAACGGGGGCACCGTCGAACTCGTCCAGGTGCGCATGGTGAACACACCCGTGGCCGAGCCCAAGTGGAGCGGCCGGCAGGCCAACACGACCACGGGCTACCAGGTCGAACCGTGGTGGACCGCCGGTGCGGAGGACTTCAGATGA
- a CDS encoding HTTM domain-containing protein — protein MTGRPVAGRAAEPPGHAGDAPVPCPFAGLWGRAEAAVRRGLTRITDSPVAPYQSAAVRIALSFTWLAYLLREWGHRDELYGPGSPFSWNMARQLVTANHAFTALVWSDSRLWFETVYVVAIAASVMLLVGWRTRTASLLFMLGVLTLQNRNMVVGNGGDIVIHLLATYMVFVRCGQVWSLDARRARLVRQRDRRGDKAAGDAGDVTGIVMWFLLVAVLAAVTALGRLGVGWGLILWGFAAGQGLWWLVRRRAPGEPRTVLTMMGNVVHAGALLVIVGQVCLIYVISGLYKIQGPHWGDGTGMYYVFHVTAYTPWPELSHALGSNWLVVMLITYGTVIIEVAFPFTLLNRRAKNVTLALLVGMHIGIAVLLGLPFFALAMIAADAVFVPTAFLRWMGDRVVRLVPRRRAVAPAPPREAAAEVAYRKADQDHETSAPAAPPLGDHQ, from the coding sequence ATGACCGGCCGGCCGGTCGCCGGGCGGGCCGCCGAGCCTCCCGGACACGCCGGCGACGCACCCGTGCCATGCCCGTTCGCCGGGCTGTGGGGCCGTGCCGAGGCCGCGGTCCGCCGAGGGCTGACGCGTATCACCGACAGCCCTGTCGCGCCGTACCAGTCGGCCGCCGTGCGGATCGCGTTGTCGTTCACCTGGCTCGCCTACCTTCTGCGCGAGTGGGGCCACAGAGACGAGCTGTACGGGCCCGGCAGCCCGTTCAGCTGGAACATGGCACGTCAACTGGTAACCGCCAACCACGCTTTCACCGCACTCGTGTGGTCCGACAGCAGACTGTGGTTCGAGACCGTCTACGTGGTGGCGATCGCCGCGTCCGTGATGCTGCTCGTCGGCTGGCGGACCCGTACCGCCTCGCTGCTGTTCATGCTCGGCGTGCTGACACTGCAGAACCGCAACATGGTCGTGGGCAACGGCGGAGACATCGTCATCCACCTCCTGGCGACCTACATGGTGTTCGTCCGCTGCGGCCAGGTCTGGTCCCTGGACGCGCGCCGGGCGAGGCTGGTCCGACAGCGCGACCGGCGTGGTGACAAAGCCGCCGGTGATGCCGGTGACGTCACCGGGATCGTCATGTGGTTCCTCCTCGTCGCCGTCCTCGCGGCCGTGACCGCGCTGGGCAGGCTCGGCGTGGGCTGGGGACTGATCCTCTGGGGCTTCGCGGCGGGCCAGGGGCTGTGGTGGCTGGTGCGGCGCCGTGCTCCCGGCGAGCCTCGCACCGTGCTCACGATGATGGGCAACGTGGTGCACGCGGGTGCGCTGCTGGTGATCGTCGGCCAGGTGTGCCTGATCTACGTGATCTCCGGCCTGTACAAGATCCAGGGACCCCACTGGGGGGACGGGACGGGGATGTACTACGTGTTCCACGTGACGGCCTACACCCCGTGGCCCGAACTGTCCCACGCGCTCGGGAGCAACTGGCTCGTCGTCATGCTGATCACGTACGGCACGGTGATCATCGAGGTCGCCTTCCCCTTCACCCTCCTCAACAGGCGCGCCAAGAACGTGACGCTCGCCCTGCTGGTCGGCATGCACATCGGGATCGCGGTCCTTCTCGGTCTGCCCTTCTTCGCGCTCGCCATGATCGCCGCCGACGCGGTCTTCGTCCCGACCGCGTTCCTGCGGTGGATGGGCGACCGTGTGGTGCGCCTCGTCCCGCGGCGGCGTGCCGTCGCTCCCGCTCCCCCGCGTGAGGCCGCCGCGGAGGTCGCCTACAGGAAAGCCGACCAGGATCACGAGACGTCGGCACCTGCGGCACCGCCCCTCGGAGATCACCAGTAG